In Desulfovibrio desulfuricans DSM 642, a single window of DNA contains:
- a CDS encoding ATP-NAD kinase family protein, translated as MKAAIIANPASGKDIRRIVAHGSVFDNQEKVRMVRRILVGLAAAGVRDVLYMPEGYGIVPRALSDLEALETPVNVAPVDIYLHNTQEDTINAAALMQQEGVAVIIVMGGDGTSRAACKGARKTPILPLSTGTNNVFPVMAEATVAGLAAGVLACGGVTIDEGCREASLLEVHVDGQFRDIALVDVAVYDDLFLGSRAIWDITRVSQIVVSRCRPDSIGLSTVAGQLMSISPEEPRGLALDLDPDFACRVRAAIGPGLFADVGVSRVRQLLPGDDVPVALTPCVLALDGEREVEVRRGQRASIRLSEDTMRVVDVARVMEYARQRGLFLRGAQVCYAN; from the coding sequence GTGAAAGCAGCCATTATCGCCAATCCGGCATCAGGCAAGGACATACGCCGCATCGTCGCGCACGGCAGTGTTTTTGACAATCAGGAGAAGGTGCGCATGGTGCGCCGTATTCTGGTTGGTCTGGCCGCCGCCGGGGTACGTGATGTTCTGTATATGCCCGAGGGCTACGGCATCGTGCCGCGCGCCCTGAGCGATCTGGAAGCTCTGGAAACGCCTGTGAACGTGGCTCCGGTGGATATTTACCTGCACAACACGCAGGAGGACACCATTAACGCCGCCGCCCTCATGCAGCAGGAGGGGGTTGCGGTCATCATCGTCATGGGGGGCGACGGCACAAGCCGTGCCGCCTGCAAGGGCGCGCGCAAAACGCCCATTCTGCCGCTCTCCACAGGCACCAACAATGTTTTTCCTGTCATGGCCGAAGCCACGGTGGCTGGCCTTGCTGCGGGCGTGCTTGCCTGCGGCGGCGTAACCATTGACGAAGGCTGCCGCGAGGCCAGCCTGCTTGAAGTGCATGTGGACGGTCAGTTCCGAGATATCGCTCTGGTGGATGTGGCGGTGTACGACGACCTTTTTCTCGGCTCCCGCGCTATCTGGGACATCACCAGAGTCAGCCAGATTGTTGTTTCCCGCTGTCGGCCAGACAGCATCGGCCTCTCCACTGTGGCCGGGCAGCTCATGAGCATCTCACCCGAAGAACCGCGCGGTCTGGCCCTTGATCTTGACCCCGATTTTGCCTGCCGCGTACGCGCCGCCATCGGCCCCGGCCTGTTTGCCGACGTGGGCGTCTCCCGCGTGCGCCAGCTGCTACCCGGCGATGATGTGCCTGTGGCCCTCACGCCCTGCGTGCTGGCGCTGGACGGCGAACGCGAGGTGGAGGTTCGGCGCGGGCAGCGCGCCAGCATACGATTGTCAGAAGACACCATGCGCGTGGTGGATGTGGCCCGCGTCATGGAATACGCCCGGCAGCGAGGGCTGTTCTTGCGTGGCGCGCAGGTCTGTTACGCCAATTAG
- a CDS encoding DUF6506 family protein, translating to MKLKAAFIFLSPRGEGNGVKAEHRSWTRTPGVELLTIGVTSYREAVDAAQKAVAEDGCVAIELCGGFGYEGAAMVARAVKVPVGVVRFDIHPGLGNASGDGIFA from the coding sequence ATGAAACTCAAGGCTGCATTCATTTTTCTGAGCCCCCGTGGCGAAGGCAACGGCGTCAAGGCCGAGCACCGCAGCTGGACGCGCACCCCCGGCGTGGAACTGCTGACTATTGGCGTGACATCCTACAGGGAGGCCGTTGACGCGGCGCAGAAGGCCGTGGCCGAAGACGGTTGCGTTGCCATCGAGCTGTGCGGCGGCTTTGGCTACGAAGGCGCGGCGATGGTCGCACGGGCGGTCAAGGTGCCTGTGGGCGTTGTGCGCTTCGACATCCATCCCGGCCTTGGCAATGCCAGCGGCGACGGGATTTTTGCCTGA
- a CDS encoding dihydrolipoamide acetyltransferase family protein, whose protein sequence is MSIELAMPKLGLTMKTGKVSKWFVAEGAAVKQGDDLFEVETDKITNKVESPADGVLFQIMVQPKQEVAVGAVLGILAEPGETIARVEGASDSPASATAEAGAPKPAKTNASAAVQPSSTGGIASPAARRLARELGIDLACVAGSGPGGRIVERDVQARQEIIGKIRITPLAAAVAAKAGLDISTLTGTGEGGKIVREDVDRAMHPEKFAATQNAGQGASQSTCASAVCGSELGSVPMEGMRKIIADNMLGSLQNSAQLTLVSEADVTACVHIINDFKARNKKNKDFRLSMNDMLILAVSKALKKHPRMNATFDGQTITRHGEVHMGVAVALPEGLMVPVLHHADRLPLLEIAREARLLAGRARKGELTPDDMSGGTFTITNMAHSVVDFFTPILKPGETGILGVGRVVEKPVIREGAVVARSMMGLSLTFDHRVEDGAPAAEFLKTLVEYLAELTSPVFLYQVKC, encoded by the coding sequence GTGAGCATAGAACTTGCCATGCCGAAACTTGGTCTGACCATGAAGACCGGCAAGGTTTCCAAATGGTTTGTGGCCGAAGGCGCCGCAGTCAAGCAGGGCGATGATCTGTTTGAAGTGGAAACCGACAAGATCACCAACAAGGTGGAAAGCCCCGCCGATGGCGTGCTCTTCCAGATTATGGTGCAGCCCAAACAGGAAGTGGCCGTGGGTGCCGTGCTTGGCATTCTGGCCGAACCTGGTGAAACAATCGCCCGGGTTGAAGGCGCGTCTGACTCCCCCGCTTCCGCCACAGCGGAAGCGGGCGCGCCCAAGCCAGCAAAAACCAACGCGTCAGCCGCCGTGCAACCCTCTAGCACTGGCGGGATAGCGTCTCCTGCCGCTCGGCGGCTGGCGCGTGAACTTGGCATTGACCTTGCCTGCGTCGCAGGCTCCGGCCCTGGAGGCCGCATTGTTGAACGCGATGTACAGGCCCGTCAGGAAATTATCGGCAAAATCAGGATCACGCCCCTTGCCGCTGCCGTTGCTGCCAAGGCAGGGCTGGATATCTCCACCCTCACCGGAACGGGCGAAGGCGGCAAGATCGTGCGCGAAGATGTTGACCGCGCCATGCACCCCGAAAAGTTCGCTGCGACGCAGAACGCGGGGCAAGGTGCGTCTCAGTCAACCTGCGCCAGCGCCGTTTGCGGCAGCGAGTTAGGCTCCGTGCCCATGGAAGGCATGCGCAAGATCATTGCCGACAACATGCTGGGCAGCCTGCAAAACTCCGCCCAGCTCACCCTTGTGAGCGAAGCGGATGTAACCGCCTGCGTGCACATCATCAACGACTTCAAGGCCCGCAACAAAAAGAACAAAGACTTCCGCCTTTCCATGAACGACATGCTCATTCTGGCCGTTTCAAAGGCCTTGAAAAAGCACCCGCGCATGAACGCCACCTTTGACGGGCAAACCATCACCCGTCACGGCGAGGTGCATATGGGCGTGGCCGTGGCCCTGCCCGAGGGCCTGATGGTACCCGTGCTGCACCATGCGGACAGGCTGCCCCTGCTTGAAATAGCCAGGGAAGCCCGCCTGCTTGCTGGCCGCGCCCGCAAGGGCGAGCTGACGCCCGACGACATGAGCGGCGGCACCTTTACCATCACCAACATGGCGCATTCCGTGGTGGATTTCTTCACGCCCATTCTCAAGCCCGGCGAAACGGGAATCCTGGGCGTGGGCCGCGTGGTGGAAAAGCCCGTTATCCGCGAGGGGGCCGTAGTTGCCCGCTCCATGATGGGTTTGAGCCTTACCTTTGACCACCGCGTTGAAGACGGCGCGCCCGCCGCAGAATTTTTGAAGACACTTGTGGAATATCTGGCGGAACTGACCAGCCCCGTTTTTTTGTACCAGGTTAAATGTTAG
- a CDS encoding alpha-ketoacid dehydrogenase subunit beta yields the protein MAIKTYLQALNDAMRQEMERDENVFIIGEDVGKFGGCFGVTQGLFDKFGERRVRDTPITESAIVGAAAGAAAAGLRPVAELMFVDFIGVAFDQLFNQAAKMHYMFGGKAKVPMVLRMPQGAGVGAAAQHSQSLEAWFMHIPGIKVCIPSTPADAKGLLISAIRDDNPVVFLEHKILYGVEGEVGDEATPIELGKGDVKREGSDVTIVATSLMVHSALQAAETLAAQGISAEVVDPRCLVPLDKDIILNSVKKTHALVVAHEAVKTAGAGAEIAAMVAEEALDYLDAPIVRVGAPYCPVPFSPPLEKAYIPGADQIVAAVKSLR from the coding sequence ATGGCGATCAAAACCTACCTGCAAGCGCTTAACGATGCCATGCGTCAGGAGATGGAGCGGGACGAAAACGTGTTCATCATCGGTGAAGACGTGGGCAAGTTTGGCGGCTGCTTTGGCGTGACCCAGGGCCTTTTTGACAAATTCGGCGAACGCCGCGTGCGCGACACCCCCATCACGGAAAGCGCCATTGTGGGCGCTGCCGCTGGTGCCGCAGCAGCTGGTCTGCGACCTGTGGCAGAGCTGATGTTTGTGGACTTTATCGGCGTTGCCTTTGACCAGCTCTTCAATCAGGCCGCCAAAATGCACTACATGTTCGGCGGCAAGGCCAAGGTGCCCATGGTGCTGCGCATGCCGCAGGGCGCTGGCGTGGGCGCTGCGGCCCAGCACTCCCAGAGCCTTGAAGCATGGTTCATGCACATTCCCGGCATCAAGGTGTGCATTCCCTCCACCCCGGCAGACGCAAAAGGCCTGCTCATCAGCGCCATCCGCGACGACAACCCAGTGGTCTTTCTTGAACACAAGATTCTGTACGGCGTGGAAGGCGAAGTTGGCGACGAGGCGACGCCCATTGAGCTTGGCAAGGGCGATGTAAAGCGCGAAGGCTCGGACGTAACCATTGTAGCCACCTCGCTCATGGTTCACTCCGCCCTTCAGGCCGCAGAAACCCTGGCCGCTCAGGGCATCAGCGCCGAAGTGGTAGACCCCCGCTGTCTGGTGCCGCTCGACAAGGACATCATCCTCAATTCCGTCAAGAAAACCCACGCCCTTGTGGTTGCGCACGAAGCCGTCAAAACCGCCGGAGCCGGTGCGGAAATCGCCGCCATGGTAGCCGAGGAAGCCCTGGACTATCTGGACGCGCCCATCGTGCGCGTGGGCGCTCCTTACTGCCCTGTCCCCTTCAGCCCGCCGCTGGAAAAGGCCTACATTCCCGGCGCGGATCAGATCGTCGCTGCGGTCAAGTCGCTGCGATAA
- a CDS encoding acetoin reductase produces the protein MTINGKVVLVTGSAQGIGRGIALRLAKDGADICLVDMNADKLAATADEVRALGRKATTFIADVSDRAQVFAAVDHAEKELGGFDVMINNAGIAQVKALLDVTPEELERIFRINVNGVLWGIQAAATKFMARKQKGKIISASSIAGHDGFALIGAYSATKFAVRGLTQAAARELASSGITVNAYCPGVVGTDMWVAIDEGFSKITGAPKGETYKKYCEGIALGRPETPEDVAAFVSYLAGPDSDYMTGQAVLIDGGMVYR, from the coding sequence ATGACTATTAACGGCAAAGTTGTTCTGGTTACCGGCTCCGCTCAGGGGATAGGACGCGGCATAGCCCTGCGTCTGGCAAAGGACGGCGCGGATATCTGCCTTGTGGACATGAACGCGGACAAACTGGCCGCCACTGCCGATGAAGTGCGCGCCCTTGGCCGCAAAGCCACCACCTTTATTGCCGATGTAAGCGACCGCGCACAGGTTTTTGCTGCCGTGGACCATGCGGAAAAAGAACTGGGCGGGTTTGACGTCATGATCAACAACGCGGGCATCGCTCAGGTCAAGGCCCTGCTGGACGTCACCCCCGAGGAGCTTGAACGCATCTTCAGAATCAACGTCAACGGCGTGCTCTGGGGCATTCAGGCAGCAGCCACAAAATTCATGGCCCGCAAGCAGAAGGGCAAGATCATCAGCGCTTCTTCCATTGCCGGGCACGATGGCTTTGCCCTTATCGGCGCGTACAGCGCCACCAAGTTCGCCGTGCGCGGCCTTACCCAGGCAGCAGCGCGGGAACTTGCCTCCAGCGGCATCACCGTAAACGCCTACTGCCCCGGCGTGGTCGGCACCGACATGTGGGTTGCCATTGACGAAGGCTTTTCAAAGATCACAGGCGCCCCCAAGGGCGAAACCTACAAAAAATACTGCGAAGGCATAGCCCTTGGCCGCCCCGAAACACCGGAAGACGTGGCCGCCTTTGTTTCCTATCTGGCAGGGCCGGATTCCGACTACATGACCGGACAGGCCGTGCTTATTGACGGCGGCATGGTTTACCGCTGA